The proteins below come from a single Stutzerimonas stutzeri RCH2 genomic window:
- a CDS encoding chorismate--pyruvate lyase family protein, giving the protein MPERAVSEFLDWLTADRLPSPLDPALHDWLYVDKGSLTRRLTELADGAFSVKPLHEAWQPLRADECAALGVPAESEGWVREVYLCGHGQPWVFARSVAARAQLEESGLDLQRLGNRSLGELLFSDPAFARGTLEACHYPARGLPDACRVDGLWARRSCFRQNRLGVLVAEVFLPELWQAAAVTP; this is encoded by the coding sequence ATGCCCGAACGCGCCGTGTCCGAATTCCTTGACTGGCTAACTGCCGACCGCCTGCCCTCCCCCCTCGATCCCGCCCTGCATGACTGGCTCTACGTCGACAAAGGCTCGCTGACCCGCCGTCTGACGGAGCTGGCCGATGGCGCGTTCAGCGTGAAGCCGCTGCACGAAGCCTGGCAGCCCCTGCGCGCCGACGAGTGTGCCGCGCTCGGCGTGCCGGCAGAGAGTGAAGGCTGGGTGCGCGAGGTGTATCTGTGCGGCCACGGCCAGCCCTGGGTGTTCGCCCGCAGCGTCGCGGCGCGCGCGCAACTGGAAGAATCCGGCCTCGATCTGCAACGCCTGGGCAATCGTTCTTTGGGCGAGCTGCTGTTCAGCGATCCGGCCTTTGCCCGCGGCACGCTTGAGGCCTGTCATTACCCCGCGCGCGGGCTACCGGATGCGTGCCGTGTCGACGGCCTCTGGGCGCGGCGCTCGTGCTTCCGCCAGAATCGACTCGGCGTGCTGGTCGCCGAAGTATTCCTCCCCGAACTGTGGCAGGCCGCCGCCGTCACGCCCTGA
- the glcC gene encoding transcriptional regulator GlcC, with the protein MQNEKHNDRRQVADVVAERIERLIVDGVLKVGQALPSERRLCEKLGISRSALREGLRVLRGRRIIETSQGRGSFVAELSGNHDASPLMHLFNSQPRTLYDLLEVRALLESESARLAALRGTDADFVLLRRRYEEMLAAHASEEGADPREHARLDHAFHLAICEASHNPVLVHTLQSLTDLMLSTVFASVNNLYHRPAQKRQIDRQHSRLYHAVIERLPEQAQRAARDHIHGIRDNLKEIEQEEQRLVRATMRLEGWT; encoded by the coding sequence ATGCAGAACGAAAAGCACAATGACCGTCGTCAAGTCGCCGATGTCGTCGCCGAACGCATCGAACGGCTGATCGTCGACGGCGTATTGAAAGTCGGCCAGGCGCTGCCATCGGAGCGCCGCCTGTGCGAGAAGCTCGGCATTTCCCGCTCGGCGTTGCGTGAGGGTCTGCGCGTATTGCGCGGGCGCCGCATCATCGAGACCTCTCAGGGCCGTGGCTCCTTCGTTGCCGAACTGTCCGGCAACCATGACGCCAGCCCACTGATGCACCTGTTCAACTCGCAACCGCGCACGCTCTATGACCTGCTGGAGGTGCGTGCGCTGCTGGAAAGCGAATCGGCGCGGCTGGCGGCCTTGCGCGGCACCGACGCGGATTTCGTGCTGCTACGTCGCCGCTACGAGGAAATGCTCGCCGCCCACGCCAGCGAAGAGGGTGCCGACCCTCGCGAACATGCCCGCCTCGATCATGCCTTCCACCTGGCCATCTGCGAGGCCTCGCACAACCCGGTGCTGGTGCACACCTTGCAGTCGCTGACCGACCTGATGCTGAGCACCGTGTTCGCCTCGGTGAACAACCTCTACCACCGCCCGGCGCAGAAGCGCCAGATCGACCGCCAGCACTCGCGGCTTTACCACGCGGTAATCGAGCGCCTGCCCGAACAGGCCCAGCGCGCGGCGCGCGACCATATCCACGGCATTCGCGACAATCTCAAGGAGATCGAGCAGGAAGAGCAGCGCCTGGTGCGTGCCACCATGCGCCTGGAAGGCTGGACCTGA
- the glcD gene encoding glycolate oxidase subunit GlcD, producing MNILYDERVDGALPKVDKAALLAELQAQLPDLDILHRSEDLKPYECDGLSAYRTTPLLVVLPERIEQVETLLKLCHQRGVPVVARGAGTGLSGGALPLEQGILLVMARFNKILEVDPAGRFARVQPGVRNLAISQAAAPYELYYAPDPSSQIACSIGGNVAENAGGVHCLKYGLTVHNLLKVDILTVEGERMTLGSDALDSPGFDLLALFTGSEGMLGIVTEVTVKLLPKPQVAKVLLAAFDSVEKAGRAVGDIIAAGIIPGGLEMMDNLSIRAAEDFIHAGYPVDAEAILLCELDGVEADVHDDCARVSEVLKLAGATEVRLAKDEAERVRFWAGRKNAFPAVGRISPDYYCMDGTIPRRELPGVLKGISDLSEQFGLRVANVFHAGDGNMHPLILFDANQPGELERAEDLGGKILELCVKVGGSITGEHGVGREKINQMCSQFNADELTLFHAVKAAFDPSGLLNPGKNIPTLHRCAEFGRMHIHNGQLPFPELERF from the coding sequence ATGAACATTCTCTACGACGAACGCGTCGATGGTGCGTTGCCCAAGGTCGACAAGGCTGCCCTGCTGGCCGAACTGCAGGCACAGCTGCCTGACCTGGACATCCTCCATCGCAGCGAAGACCTCAAGCCCTACGAGTGCGACGGGCTATCCGCCTATCGCACCACGCCGCTGCTGGTCGTGCTGCCCGAGCGTATCGAGCAGGTCGAGACGCTGCTCAAGCTCTGTCATCAGCGCGGCGTTCCAGTGGTCGCCCGCGGTGCCGGCACCGGTCTGTCCGGCGGTGCGCTGCCGCTCGAGCAGGGCATCCTGCTGGTCATGGCGCGCTTCAACAAGATTCTCGAAGTCGATCCGGCCGGCCGCTTCGCCCGCGTCCAGCCCGGCGTGCGTAACCTGGCGATCTCCCAGGCTGCCGCACCCTATGAGCTGTACTACGCGCCGGACCCTTCGTCGCAGATCGCCTGCTCCATCGGCGGTAACGTCGCCGAGAATGCCGGCGGCGTGCACTGCCTGAAGTACGGCCTGACCGTGCACAACCTGCTCAAGGTGGACATCCTCACCGTCGAAGGCGAGCGCATGACGCTCGGCTCCGACGCACTGGATTCGCCGGGCTTCGACCTGCTGGCGCTGTTCACCGGCTCCGAAGGCATGCTCGGCATCGTCACCGAGGTGACGGTCAAGCTGCTGCCCAAGCCGCAGGTGGCCAAGGTGCTGCTCGCTGCCTTCGACTCGGTGGAGAAGGCCGGTCGTGCGGTGGGCGACATCATCGCCGCCGGCATCATCCCCGGTGGCCTGGAAATGATGGACAACCTGTCGATCCGCGCTGCCGAAGACTTCATCCACGCCGGTTATCCGGTGGATGCCGAGGCGATCCTGCTCTGCGAACTCGACGGCGTCGAAGCTGATGTGCATGACGACTGTGCGCGAGTCAGCGAAGTGTTGAAGCTGGCCGGTGCCACCGAAGTGCGCCTGGCCAAGGACGAAGCCGAGCGCGTGCGTTTCTGGGCCGGGCGCAAGAACGCCTTCCCGGCGGTCGGGCGCATCTCGCCGGACTACTACTGCATGGACGGCACCATTCCGCGGCGCGAGCTGCCGGGTGTGCTCAAGGGCATTTCCGACCTCTCCGAGCAGTTCGGCCTGCGCGTGGCGAACGTGTTCCATGCCGGCGACGGCAACATGCACCCGCTGATCCTCTTCGATGCCAACCAGCCCGGTGAGCTGGAGCGCGCCGAAGACCTGGGCGGCAAGATCCTCGAACTCTGCGTGAAGGTGGGCGGCAGCATTACCGGCGAACACGGCGTCGGCCGCGAGAAGATCAATCAGATGTGCTCGCAGTTCAATGCCGACGAGCTGACGCTGTTCCACGCGGTCAAGGCGGCCTTTGACCCGAGCGGCCTGCTCAACCCGGGCAAGAACATCCCGACCCTGCATCGCTGCGCCGAATTCGGCCGCATGCACATCCATAACGGCCAGCTGCCTTTCCCCGAACTGGAGCGTTTCTGA
- the phoB gene encoding phosphate regulon transcriptional regulator PhoB, giving the protein MNGKSILIVDDEAPIREMIVVALEMAGYDCLEAENTQQAHALIIDRKPDLILLDWMLPGTSGIELARRLKRDELTADTPIIMLTAKGEEDNKIQGLEVGADDYITKPFSPRELVARLKAVLRRATPVDSESPIEIGGLLLDPVSHRVTIDGKPAEMGPTEYRLLQFFMTHQERAYTRSQLLDQVWGGNVYVEERTVDVHIRRLRKALGEAYENLVQTVRGTGYRFSSKS; this is encoded by the coding sequence ATGAACGGCAAGAGCATACTGATCGTCGATGACGAGGCGCCGATCCGGGAGATGATCGTCGTCGCCCTGGAAATGGCCGGCTATGACTGTCTCGAAGCAGAGAACACCCAGCAGGCCCACGCGCTGATCATCGACCGCAAGCCGGACCTGATCCTGCTCGACTGGATGCTGCCCGGCACCTCCGGCATCGAACTGGCCCGCCGCCTCAAACGCGACGAGCTGACCGCCGACACGCCGATCATCATGCTCACCGCCAAGGGTGAAGAGGACAACAAGATCCAGGGCCTGGAAGTCGGCGCCGACGACTACATCACCAAACCGTTCTCGCCGCGCGAGCTGGTGGCCCGCCTGAAGGCCGTGCTGCGCCGCGCGACGCCGGTGGACAGCGAATCGCCGATCGAGATCGGTGGCCTGCTGCTCGACCCGGTCAGCCACCGCGTCACCATCGATGGCAAGCCGGCCGAGATGGGCCCCACCGAATACCGCCTGCTGCAGTTCTTCATGACCCACCAGGAGCGCGCCTATACCCGCAGCCAGCTGCTCGATCAGGTCTGGGGCGGCAATGTCTATGTCGAGGAGCGCACTGTCGATGTGCATATCCGTCGGCTGCGCAAAGCGCTCGGTGAGGCCTACGAGAACCTGGTGCAGACGGTACGCGGCACCGGTTATCGTTTCTCCAGCAAAAGCTGA
- the ubiA gene encoding 4-hydroxybenzoate octaprenyltransferase produces MYLKLLQSCNRLHPRAWDFIQLMRLDKPIGTYLLLWPTLWALWIAAEGVPSAKNLFIFIAGVILMRAAGCVVNDFADRNFDGHVQRTQARPMAAGRVSSREAWTLFAVLVGLSFGLVLLTNATTVYLSFGALALAACYPFMKRYTFYPQVVLGAAFSWGMPMAFTAETGSLPPEAWLLFIANLLWTVAYDTYYAMADRDDDLKIGIKSTAILFGEADRVIIVTLQGLALFCLLLAGVRFELGQWFHLGLVVAASCFAWEFWKTQSRKPQICFKAFLHNHWAGLAILAGVVLDYATKA; encoded by the coding sequence ATGTATCTGAAACTGCTGCAATCGTGCAATCGCCTGCACCCGCGCGCCTGGGACTTCATCCAGCTGATGCGCCTGGACAAGCCGATCGGCACCTACCTGCTGCTGTGGCCGACGCTGTGGGCACTGTGGATCGCCGCCGAAGGCGTGCCCAGCGCGAAGAACCTGTTCATCTTCATCGCCGGCGTGATCCTGATGCGTGCCGCCGGCTGCGTGGTCAACGATTTCGCCGACCGCAACTTCGACGGCCACGTGCAGCGCACCCAGGCACGTCCGATGGCTGCTGGGCGGGTCAGCTCGCGCGAGGCCTGGACGCTGTTCGCCGTGCTGGTGGGCCTGAGCTTCGGCCTAGTACTGCTGACCAACGCGACAACCGTCTACCTGTCCTTCGGCGCTCTGGCGCTGGCGGCCTGCTACCCGTTCATGAAGCGCTACACCTTCTACCCGCAGGTGGTGCTCGGTGCGGCGTTCTCCTGGGGCATGCCGATGGCCTTCACCGCCGAAACCGGCAGTCTGCCACCGGAAGCCTGGCTGCTGTTCATCGCCAACCTGCTGTGGACGGTGGCCTACGACACCTACTACGCCATGGCCGACCGCGACGACGACCTGAAGATCGGCATCAAGTCCACCGCGATCCTCTTCGGCGAAGCGGACCGCGTCATCATTGTCACCCTGCAGGGCCTTGCGCTGTTCTGCCTGCTGCTCGCTGGCGTGCGTTTCGAACTCGGCCAGTGGTTTCACCTCGGCCTGGTGGTCGCCGCCAGCTGCTTCGCCTGGGAGTTCTGGAAGACCCAGTCGCGCAAACCACAGATCTGCTTCAAGGCCTTCCTGCACAACCACTGGGCAGGGCTGGCTATCCTCGCGGGCGTCGTGCTGGATTACGCCACCAAGGCTTAA